One segment of Dromaius novaehollandiae isolate bDroNov1 chromosome Z, bDroNov1.hap1, whole genome shotgun sequence DNA contains the following:
- the RPS6 gene encoding small ribosomal subunit protein eS6 — MKLNISFPATGCQKLIEVDDERKLRTFYEKRMATEVAADSLGEEWKGYVVRISGGNDKQGFPMKQGVLTHGRVRLLLSKGHSCYRPRRTGERKRKSVRGCIVDANLSVLNLVIVKKGEKDIPGLTDTTVPRRLGPKRASRIRKLFNLSKEDDVRQYVVRKPLNKEGKKPRTKAPKIQRLVTPRVLQHKRRRIALKKQRTQKNKEEAAEYAKLLAKRMKEAKEKRQEQIAKRRRLSSLRASTSKSESSQK; from the exons ATGAAG cTGAACATCTCTTTCCCAGCCACTGGCTGCCAGAAACTCATTGAGGTGGACGATGAGCGCAAGTTGAGGACGTTCTATGAGAAGCGGATGGCCACAGAGGTCGCAGCTGATTCTCTTGGGGAGGAGTGGAAG GGCTATGTTGTCCGAATCAGCGGTGGTAATGACAAGCAAGGCTTCCCCATGAAGCAAGGTGTCCTGACTCATGGACGTGTCCGCCTTCTGCTCAGCAAGGGCCACTCCTGCTATCGCCCCCGAAGAACTGGAGAGCGAAAGCGCAAATCTGTTCGTGGTTGTATAGTTGATGCCAACCTGAGTGTTCTGAATTTGGTCATTGTGAAAAAAG GTgaaaaggatattcctggactGACGGACACAACTGTGCCTCGTCGTCTTGGTCCCAAAAGGGCCAGCAGAATCCGCAAGCTGTTCAATCTCTCTAAGGAAGATGATGTCCGCCAGTATGTTGTGAGGAAGCCTCTGAACAAAGAGG GCAAGAAACCCAGGACTAAGGCTCCTAAGATCCAGCGTCTAGTGACTCCTCGAGTTCTGCAACATAAGCGCAGACGTATTGCTCTGAAGAAACAGCGCACTCAGAAGAAtaaggaggaagcagcagaataTGCTAAGCTTTTGGCCAAGAGAATGAAG gaggCCAAGGAGAAACGCCAGGAGCAGATTGCTAAGAGACGCCGGCTTTCTTCATTGAGAGCTTCTACATCTAAATCTGAGTCAAGTCAGAAGTAA